A portion of the Archocentrus centrarchus isolate MPI-CPG fArcCen1 chromosome 19, fArcCen1, whole genome shotgun sequence genome contains these proteins:
- the tbata gene encoding protein TBATA, whose protein sequence is MSRAHSPDSREVTAERKFTQMNLLPFTAEFTTTLPKSSPRFGALSHHSFFSRHNPHPHRMRHIQGFTGRPICMVRDDWFVTSSLFPHPLLKSRINRRAAEPAFPLAQNLHDVTGAKTKSALLSEAWRDELKELASKVTLSFQAQKDKREDQPEEKVVQRKTQYSAQTGRIIPPSSKSFQRKSQYQRMSHPQPFHDQELMVLEVLCQILQTDSLSTVQQWLLLSGQREKDLVMGMIRQALDGVDLSVHNQQNFQQLQAFHPGAPPSVYASSFEQPWRKTRRSSHQLTQTLSDDKPERIGDAEVLAVHTGTHSPLVSSLQKGESA, encoded by the exons ATGTCGAGAGCACACAGCCCAGACTCGAGGGAGGTGACAGCGGAAAGGAAATTCACTCAGATGAATCTGTTGCCGTTCACCGCTGAATTTACCACAACACTGCCAAAAAGCAGTCCACGTTTTGGTGCCTTGAGTCACCATTCATTCTTCTCGCGGCACAACCCTCATCCACACAGGATGAGGCATATTCAAG GATTCACAGGTAGACCAATTTGCATGGTAAGAGATGATTGGTTTGTCACATCATCATTATTTCCTCATCCACTTCTCAAGAGCCGCATAAACAGGAGAGCAGCAGAGCCAGCTTTTCCACTTGCTCAAAATCTTCATGATGTCACCGGAGCCAAAACTAAATCAG cactattGTCAGAAGCCTGGAGAGATGAACTCAAAGAACTCGCATCAAAAGTCACTCTATCTTTCCAAGCACAAAAGGATAAAAGAGAG GATCAGCCAGAGGAAAAGGTTGTCCAACGAAAGACTCAATATTCAGCTCAAACTGGGAGAATCATTCCTCCATCCTCCAAGTCTTTCCAGCGTAAATCCCAATACCAGCGCATGAGCCATCCCCAACCCTTCCATGATCAAGAACTCATG GTTTTGGAGGTACTTTGTCAGATCCTGCAGACGGACTCCCTCTCCACAGTCCAGCAGTGGCTTCTTCTTTCAGGCCAAAGAG AAAAAGATCTGGTGATGGGGATGATTAGACAAGCTCTGGATGGTGTCGACCTCTCAGTACATAACCAGCAGAACTTCCAGCAGCTCCAGGCTTTTCATCCAGGAGCACCTCCATCAGTATACGCTTCATCATTTGAGCAGCCGTGGAGAAAAACACGCAGGAG TTCACACCAATTGACTCAAACTCTCAGTGATGACAAACCAG AGCGGATTGGTGACGCAGAAGTCCTTGCAGTCCATACAGGGACACACAGTCCTCTGGTTTCTTCACTTCAGAAGGGGGAGAGTGCATAG
- the star2 gene encoding steroidogenic acute regulatory protein, mitochondrial, with protein sequence MLPAVVKLCCGISYPHIRNIAGLQRTAVAVIGQEITHLQQWGTIQHHMRQQAGLTCNEASPKDIKPVAAKDQLYVQHGQEAMRKALSILEEKEGWKFEVAERNGDVICSKVMPGGGRVFRLEAVLDASVDELYNLLFVRVEEMHQWNPSIQQIKVLKRIGPQTIVTHEISSGTAGNVVGQRDFLSVRHSCKQMSSIYLGGAAVQLESFPPQAGFTRAEDGPTCFVIQALDEDSTKSRFTWLLNMDVKGWLPKSIVNQALPRAQLDFTRHLRRRLSLS encoded by the exons ATGCTGCCTGCTGTTGTAAAGCTCTGCTGTGGAATTTCCTACCCACATATAAGGAATATAGCAG GACTTCAACGCACAGCTGTTGCAGTGATAGGTCAAGAAATCACACACCTGCAGCAATGGGGGACAATCCAACACCACATGAGACAGCAAGCTGGTTTAACTTGCAATG AGGCTTCACCAAAAGATATAAAACCTGTGGCGGCAAAAGATCAGCTGTACGTACAACATGGCCAAGAAGCTATGAGGAAGGCTCTCAGTATCTTGGAGGAGaaagaaggatggaagtttgagGTTGCTGAG cGTAATGGTGATGTGATCTGTAGCAAAGTGATGCCAGGGGGTGGGAGAGTGTTTAGGCTGGAGGCAGTGTTGGATGCCAGTGTGGATGAGCTCTATAACCTCCTGTTTGTCAGAGTTGAAGAAATGCACCAGTGGAACCCAAGCATCCAGCAAATCAAG GTGCTAAAACGTATTGGACCACAAACAATTGTCACGCACGAGATTTCATCTGGGACAGCAGGAAATGTGGTTGGACAGAGGGATTTCCTGAGTGTCAGACACAGCTGCAAACAAATGTCCAGCATTTATCTTGGAGGAGCAGCAGTCCAGCTGGAGTCATTCCCACCGCAGGCAGGCTTCACAAG AGCTGAGGATGGACCAACCTGCTTTGTCATACAGGCTCTGGACGAGGATTCAACAAAAAGTCGATTCACGTGGCTTCTTAATATGGACGTAAAG GGCTGGCTGCCAAAATCCATTGTCAATCAGGCTTTGCCTCGGGCACAGCTGGATTTCACCAGACACCTCCGCAGACGTCTCAGCTTGAGCTGA